The Thermoanaerobaculia bacterium genome includes the window CTGGGCGCGGATCGTCGTGTGCCCGATCAGCTCTCCGCTCTTGTGCCGGCGGACGAGCGACCCCGTGAGCGTCGATCCGTCGCCGACGTAGAGCGCCACGCGCGGGAACGCGCGGTCCGGTTCGGGAAAGCTCACGACGTCTCCGGAGTAGAGCAATGTCTTCCCGCCAGCCTCCAATCGGACCGCCGTGCAGGGGCATCGGACGGAGTGGACGACGGGGAAGAGCGTCAGGGAGAAAGGTCCGATCTTCCTCCGCCGGCCGGGAGCGACCGTCACCCGCTTGTCGATCGGGAGGGCGGCGAGGATCTCCTGGGTGACGGCCGAGGCGTAGACGGGGGCGCGCGGTCCTTCGCGCAGCCCCCAGGAATGGTCCGGATGGGCGTGGGAGACGACGATCGCGTCCGGAGCGATCTTTTCGAGGAGACCGAGACGGTTCTCGCCGAAGTCGCACAGCAGCCGGAATCCCTTCGCCTCGACCACGAACGCCGAGTGCCCCGTGTGGGACGGGGAGGACTCTTCGACGTACCCGCGCGTGCCGAAGAACTCGAGCTTCATGGCCCGATTCTCCGTCAGAGGGCACGCGCACGAAAAAGAGGCGACCGGAGGACCGGCCGCCCCCGTCTCGGAACCGGCGTGGCCTCGATCAGACGACGGAGCGGCGCCCCGTGAACAGGTTCACGACGAACGCGATCACCGCGAGAACGAGCAGCAGGTGAATCAGACCCGCGGTCACGTGGAACGCGAAGAACCCCAGGATCCAGGCGATGAAAAGAATGATGGCAATCGTCAGCAGCATGGTGCTTTCCCCCTCTCGGCGGAGGAAAACAGCAAGAGTTGTGCCCGCACGCCTTACGCGCGGATGAACGCCGGCTCCGTCGCCGCGCGGGCGTGCCGCCCCTCGGCGAACTCCTCGATCATTTTCCGGTTGAACGCGGGGATGTCGTCCGGCTTCCGGCTCGTGATCAGCCCGTTGTCGACGACGACCTCCTCGTCGACCCACTCGGCCCCGGCGTTGCGCAGGTCGGTCCGGAGCGAGGGCCAGGAAGTCATTCTCCGGCCGCTCGCCGCGCCGGCCTCGATCAGCGTCCAGGGCCCGTGGCAGATCGCCGCGATCGGCTTCCCGGAATCGACAAAGCTCTTCACGAACGCAACCGCCCGCGGGTCCATCCGCAGCCTGTCGGGATTCATGACGCCGCCGGGAAGGAGCAGCGCGTCGAACTCCGCGGCGTCGGCCTCGTCCAGCGCGAGGTCGACGTCGACTTTCTTCCCCCAGTCGTCCTTCTTCCATCCGCGGATCTCGCCCGGCATCGGCGACACGACGCGCGTCTTCGCCCCCGCGTCCTCGAGCGCCCTCCTGGGCTCCAGGAGCTCCGACTGCTCGAACCCTTCCGTCGCGAGGATCGCGACCTTCCGTCCTTCGATCTTCCCGGTCATGGATACCCCCTTTTTGGAAAGCGCGGCCCGGCCGCGCACCGGAAGAGGGCAGCAAGATGGCTGCCACGCCCCCTTCCGGACGTGTCGATAGCCGGAAGAGCGCTTCGACGCAGGAAGTAGAATTTTTGACCCGTGACGCTCCGCCTCGCGATCCTCGCCGTCCCGTTTCCGTGCTCTCTCGAGGAAGCGGACGACCCCGCGAAGTTCATCGACGCCGTCGACCCGAAATGGGAACGGGAGCTGCCGCACACGATCGCCTGCGACCGCCGCGGGAAACCGGTTGCGACGGCGGCCGGCCGCGGCACGAAGGCGCAGTTCCGGCAGATCGTCGACGCGGCGCGCTGAGGCGCGACGCCGCCCGCGCCGCATCGCGAGTCGACCCGTCGGGAGTCGCGAGGCTTTCAGTCCCGGGTCGCGAGTCGTCGCCGGGGTTCCGACTCGCGACTATTTTCTTTTACGGGCGACGGCGACCGCTCCCGAGGCCGCCGCCAGGGCGGAGAGGAGCGCGGCGACGAACTCGACTTTTCTCGGCGTGTCGAGCTTCTTCCATTCCCGGACCGAGGCGCGGACCGCCCGCTGCGACGCGCCTCGGGCTTTGGCGAGCGCGGCCCGGGCGGAATCCTGGCTACCGGCGGCGCCGGCGGCGATCGCCGCGCCGGCCTTCGATGCCTGGGCGGAAAGCCGGTTCAGGAGAGCGGGGAGGCCGCTCGGAGCGGACCTCCGGCGGGAGGCCGATTTTTTGCGCGGGGCGGTTTTGCGGCGAGCCGCCGTGCGGGTTCTTGCGCGAGGAGCGCGCGGGGCGGTTTCGTGAGCCGCCACTGGGGTCGATTCCGACATGGTCTACCTCCGTCCGCGATTGTGCCACGGAAGAGCCGGCGCGGCGATGCATCGAGCCGGACGGGCGCGTGACCGTCGCGGGAGCTGGCTCGGGGGACGGGAGCGCGTGGCGGCGGCGCCGCTCGTCGAACGAGCGACTCGACGGCCCCGCCGCCACCCCCTCGCCGACGCTCCCGCTCCCGCTCCCGCATCGCGGAGCTTTCGCCTCGGTTACTTCGGTCGGAAGCTTTCCGCGATGCGAAGGGCCCGGAGCGCCTGGGTCACCAACCACTGCCGGCGCGGGCGACCCGCGTCCCGTCGGGCTCGCGCCTCGCGCCTCGTCGAGGGCTGGAACCGAAAAGGTTTTTCCCGAATCGCGCTCGGGCGGGCGCGGCGACCTGTCGCGCCGAAGGCTCCTTGAAGGCGGATGCATCGAGCCGCGAGAGGCGCCGGCGCCGGCCCGTTCGGGCGATTCGCTCCCTTTCCTTTCGCCGCTGTGCTCCGGTCGTCCGCGGACGGCCGGCGAACGCGGCCGGGCCGGCGCGGGCCCCTTCGAGAGCGCCGCGAGGCGTTCGCGGAAGTCCGCC containing:
- a CDS encoding MBL fold metallo-hydrolase, which produces MKLEFFGTRGYVEESSPSHTGHSAFVVEAKGFRLLCDFGENRLGLLEKIAPDAIVVSHAHPDHSWGLREGPRAPVYASAVTQEILAALPIDKRVTVAPGRRRKIGPFSLTLFPVVHSVRCPCTAVRLEAGGKTLLYSGDVVSFPEPDRAFPRVALYVGDGSTLTGSLVRRHKSGELIGHTTIRAQLGWLARYGVPRAVFSHFGKGPIEMGDEALRARVALLAREKAPECDVAVATDGATFEL
- a CDS encoding lmo0937 family membrane protein; translation: MLLTIAIILFIAWILGFFAFHVTAGLIHLLLVLAVIAFVVNLFTGRRSVV
- a CDS encoding type 1 glutamine amidotransferase domain-containing protein; translated protein: MTGKIEGRKVAILATEGFEQSELLEPRRALEDAGAKTRVVSPMPGEIRGWKKDDWGKKVDVDLALDEADAAEFDALLLPGGVMNPDRLRMDPRAVAFVKSFVDSGKPIAAICHGPWTLIEAGAASGRRMTSWPSLRTDLRNAGAEWVDEEVVVDNGLITSRKPDDIPAFNRKMIEEFAEGRHARAATEPAFIRA